In Gossypium arboreum isolate Shixiya-1 chromosome 3, ASM2569848v2, whole genome shotgun sequence, the sequence AAggcataatattaaatttaactcttattgtttatatttttatcaatttaacccttatttttaattaaatttagccTTACACCTAAAAAAAAGTCATGTTGCCCTTTTTTTTATATAGATATATTGATTAAATCATTAATTTTTAATGATCTTAACATGAAAATTTATTTGTACTTAATGTTGACACGACACTAATTATCTTCTATGTCACTctaacaaataattttaaaattataaaaattatttaaaaaatgaaattcaaataaaaatgatatttaGTACATATTGATTATTATGCAAGTtgtcatgtttaaaaattaatgttttagtcgGTGTTTTTGTTAAGAAAATAACAATTCAACTCTTTTTGAAAGGTTGATAGTCAAATATAGCTTTTATTAAAAAAGTTGAGGGCTAAAATTGACAAAAGATATAAACATTAAGGGCTAAATTAGACATTACGTCAAAATGTATTTATAAAGAATTGGTATAAAGGACAATGAAGTTTTAATTGAAAGGGTAAAATAAATACGTTAAAAACCATAGCGTTTTAAGTTTAAATCTCATTATGCATATGTATTTTTAATATCTCTAAATAAATATGATCAAAATCAATCATTACAATACACAAACATACTCATAATAGAAATATATTTGAATATAGATCAAAATAAATCTGAATAAAACTCACACGAGATGAAACTTAACTTAAATGTGATATTTATACATAGGGGTGAACATTCGATCGAATTGAGTGAAAATTTTTTGAGTTAATTGAGTTGATAAgccttattttattatcttaactTAATTTGAAagttttcgaatcgaatcgagtaaAATGAAATTCGAGTCaagttgaattaaatgaaattgttcaagttaaataaaaaaattaaacatatcaaattaaaatcttgttacaatATAAATAATTCCATGttagaacacataaatttaaaatcatatatttttgaaaaagtttcaaagcaaaataagaggaaaaaataccaaaaattatgattttagaattttttaaaaatttttacatGTTCTTCAGATTTTTAATACttttaagtttttataatttctaaaaatataaactttggaatttttataaatattttgaattttaaaaattattttgtaatttttgataAGAGAGaccaatttgtttattttaaaattgataggaaccaaaggtatattTATACTAAtaagttatttgaattattcaaattattcaaattgtaaaatttaactcaaCTAAAACTCAATTACTTATTCGAGTAAgacttaaaaaaacaaaataacttaatttgataaacttgaaatttgaatttttttaaaattttcgatTTGTATTAAATTTTAATCACCACTATTTATGCGTAATAAGACTCGAATATAAAATTAGACAGTTGTTAAAGTCTCACCATGGTATGTTTAAGATGAATTTACAAAGAGTAATGGGTGACAAATAAttacaattaaaagaaaaataatttaacagATTTGATTTCTGATTATGCCCAATTAGATTATTCTGCTGGATTTTAAATTTAcggtaaaattatagttttgctcCCTATACCATACAAGAatcaatttttgtaatttaatttaacatagtTTGATATTCTTGCTATTATTCATGTTATGCCTTAATCCATATCATTAATATACGGAGTTTTTATTTAGGAAAAGAATTCTAAAATCATGAGATTGAGCAATTctttttaaaatgataaattagtaaaagaataattattttgataactataatttcaccatttaaaTGACAAGGAATTTTGAGTTTCgggttttcaaaaataatttggcttaaggcataacatttataatAGTAGGAAGATCAAATTATgccaaattaaaatacaaatagGAAACCCCCAAGTTGAATATAGTACAGGGACTAAAACCAGAATTTAACCAAAATTTACCTTTTCCATTTCTAACTGATACACCTATTGGGGTCTCATTTGCAAGTggttggagaaaagaaaaggcattCACCAAAACTACCTTTCAGGCTTTTGTTGACAATCCCCCAAACAAAGTAACTCTTTCTTTGCTTTGGTTTCCACATGTACAATTGAGGGGGTGAGAGCAGTCATCTTAGAATGGCAAAACCTCATGGCTCATAATACTCATCGAGACGGTGGTGAGTGATTAAATGTTCTTCCTCGGGACTCTTTAAGGAGTCGCCATTGATGAACCATGTCACGGTTCCTGCAATATAAATGAATGCTTTGATATAAGCACAAATAGGTTTATATGGAAAGTTGAAGCAATTAATTGTTTGCAATTCAATAAAGTCAATCGAAGTTACAATAATTCCAATAGAATTGATCATTAGAAGTACTCAACTGAATAACTAACTCAACAACTAATTCAATTCTAGCTAACTAAACAGAATAAATTTGGAGAGAACCCGCCCAGGGCCTCAACCTTGCATTGCAAGGCTATAATAGCATATAAAGTTTCAACGTGTATGGTTATCATGCACATGCAAGGGAATGCAAAATTCAAATTGCTCATATAAGGAACTGATACATAGGTGAAATGGTGGGAGTGGCGTTGCGCAGATAGCTCATCCCATCCATAATACCAATGTAGTCTATCCATGGAAGGATAAATTTACATTTTCAAGTTTAAACAAGAGCAGAAAGAGGGGCAACTCATGAAATTTATAGTTTCAAGTTTCGACCTTTCCCCTGCCAAAAGGGGGGTGATGAGTTCTGCATGTACCTACTGGAGGAGGAGGTGGTTCCTGTTCTCTTGTCACATGAAGTATGATTGTTCCCGAGAGCACGGTGATGAGTCCGCATATCTCAGAAGCAATGCTGCCTGCATTTTGGCCTGACCAGTCCTATAAAAATAACAGTATAACAGCAACCATTACAATTAACAAGCATAAGTTGGAATCGGTCCCGTGGTCTCGTGTTCCGATGAATTAAAATTTTCACCTTAAACATGATTACACTAGCGATAATGGTAAAAGTCGTGAACATCACATAATATACCGGAGAAACAAGTGTGGCATTGAATGTATCCAGGGCCTACAAAAAGGAACATATGCACATCAGCCAAAAACAAGCCAACCAGTCCTATTTGAAAGATGCATATCTTTAAAAATATTACGCCGGACATGAGAACGAAAAAGAGAAGGCTTGTAGTTATAGACCTACTTAGGGCACTTTTGACGTCCAAACATATCAATGGTACTGTAAAATGAAAGGATTATATGCAGAAATAGTTCATCAGAGGATGTTCTAGAAGAAGCTACACTTTGCATGTAAATTTCTTGGCACAAAGCTTTTGAAATTGCTAGTAATTCTGGGATCCAAAATAAGAGATTTtctggtaaaagtaccatggagtcACCTATACTAAGAGCTAGATTGTATTTTGCTCCTTTTActcaaaaaatgagcaaattagtccaTGTATGATAGATCAAATAGCAAACTGGTTCTTttgtgttaaaaatttcatccatttcagcTGTTAAAAACTGACGTGGCTGATAGGATAATCAGACAGTTAGATATGGCATGCCACATGCGCTTCATTCTGATGTACAATGACCAGTtattaatagtagaaatggatgaaatttttaacagaatctATTTGCTCCTTGGTCTAATGTACAGGgattaatttgctcatttttttagtaaagggggcaaaatgcaatccgaTTATTAGTACAAGGGCCTCCATAGTACTTTTTCCGAGATTTTCATCAAAATGTTAAATTATTGAATCACTCGATTAAGTTTCCATACCTAACATGCAATAATTTAGCATATCTAATGACAAAACTATGCTAGTTGCATAAATAGAGCGTATGTTTTTCAAGTCATTCACTCAAATGAAGGAACAGACAACCAAGGAGGCATGGAATCGAAAATACTAACCTTATTGAGGTAAATTAATTGTGTAATGACACAGATAACAGCAACTGTAAGAAAAAACCAAGTTTGAGGATAAGCAATCTGACTCATCCCATCCAATGTAAGCTTTATAGCAATTCCAATGGCTTTGATGCTAACAACCTGTGACACCACCCGAGAAACATTGTGCTTACAGCATAGTTTGCCAAGAAAAGTTCATAAGTTAGATGTACATACCGTAAGAGAACCCATCAATGAACATATTCCCAAATAAACCAGTATATTTGTCTGTCCATAATGAGGCTCAAAATGCAAAACCAAAGCTAAAACTGCTGAAAGTGTAGCTACTACATAAACCAGAAAAGCTGCCAACATAAACATGCGAAAAGGATCAAAAGTCAATAACTCATGACAAGGTTTGGACGACAAAGGATAAAAAGTATGAAAAGAAGGATCAAACCTGGTTGTGTTGCTAGAGTCCATATGTCTTGTACGGAACTCGGGGTATGCTCTTGCGGTGCATGAATTACAATCACCACCGAACCAACAATGCAGGAAACACAACCTACAATCCCCATTTTCTGAATTCTTTCGTTCAACAAAAAGTGTGCCAGGCAAGCACTGTAGATGTTTATAAAGCTTGTAAGTTATCGAAAACATATGAATCATTGATCTTTAACAAACAAAAGGAACCTCACCTCACAATTATACTTAGAGCACCAAGCGGCGTCACTAGAACAGCAGGAGCATAGATATAAGCCACGAAATTCGCAATCTCTCCCATGATCACTTTCCATACGAAACTTGATTAATTTAACAAGGAATGTGATTTCGGGCTTATATGTTTCGAGAAAAGAAGATTATTGTGAGTAACAAACTTACTTGTTATCATGCCTGCCCACCAAAGTGGCTCTAGTAAGTAGGTATAACCTCCAACTCCTATATTATACCATAAGAAACCAAGAAAGAAAGTTAATTACATAAGATAATACTTACATTCTACAATCTCAATAGCCATCTGTCGATCAACATAATCAAGCACTAATGGATTAAAGAAAAGATCGATTCTATTGGAAGAAGCCTGTGAAGTGTCATTTGTCAGGAATCAATAAACCCTTAACGGATCAAAAAATCTTTTCACTGATTAAGGATCCAATCCAATGATTCGACATTTTCCAACTTTTTTCTTGAATTTCTTACTGTAAATTGAACGTCATACATCTAAAAATGAATTTCCAGAAAATGAACAGTAAGCTCTCTCCTAATatcaaacacattcaaaattCAATACCATTGAACTAATCCAATAAACAAAATCCTATTAACTCCACtgaaagttcaaaaaaaaaaaaaaaacaaagaacacGAAAGAATCAAAATTAAACAATGCAAAACAAGCTCAATGGTAAGTCATAATTAGCAGCAAAAAAATCACGtatcaaaattaatttaaaaagaaaaacagaCCTGCGCGAATACCCGAAGCACCACCACGCTTGAGCCCTTTCTTCTTCAAAATAAAACTTGAGCCAATAAAAGCGCTCGACGCCACTGCTAATATCACTCCCTTCAAATTGTCCGACAACCCCATCGCTCTTTGATCACATAAATGATCAATCAAcacttaaattattattaatcaaTAAGAAGAAGAAAGGGGAATCGAATTCCCGCCaaaaaagaagagaatttttGTTCAGATGGAAAAGTGaattaaatgattaattaaaaaaaatgagagaaaGAATATAAAACCCTCTTTCCCTCCATTaaacaagaattgaacttactatTATTATAAATTCCGTCGTGTTGCCGGAAACTTCACGGGTTTTTCCATTTTTGTACGGTCCAAATTAATGGATAGATGAACGGATCCCCTGCTTCGCGCGTTATTTTACCAACTTACACTCAGCTTTTCCCTCTATCGTTGGTTGCAACTACTAACTACTACCAGAAgagggggaaaaaaaaaaagataatcaAGGCTTTATTacaaaagatggtggatatggaTGGATTTTTATTAccatttttaaattgaattataaggAAGCTTCGTTGAATCTTTTTTTAATCATAAAAAGCTTTCCTTTAAGTGCTCAAATAGTCGgaatttaagatttaatttttagTGATTAGCAAaggttaaattatgttatttttaatttattttattttgataatttattaacttcttttattttcaattttcaatgtaatctaaaaattaattaatagatttaatatttatcatttgcattaaattttaaattttaaattttaaaaaatataaaactgaaaataattaaattaaataaccaATTAATGAATTTAGCGTGTATAAAAAgtttaaaactaaaaattaaaatgatcattttgaatAACATGAACTAAATCGAATTAAATCTACAAATTTTCATAAAGAATAagactaatagcaaaatttaaccaaACCAGTTTGACGCAATAGGCTTTAAAATAAATTCTTTAAGTTCAAAAGTATAATTAAAATTGATCagaaaaacataaatttataaaAACTAAGTTAGAATTAAATTTATAGAGACTGACAAAAATTGAGCTAAGCATAGATGAAATGAAACTGATGTTTTTCCAAAAACAATAatctaataattaattattttaactaataatattataaaataaaaaagaaaattaaaattcatggaCTAAATCTTAATTTTAAACATGATAAAAGGACCAAAACCAGAAATTGACCACTAGCAAAATTCCCCAGCTTCCTAACACTTCTAATACACAAGTTAGTTTTGCTTCAAAAAGGCTCAATTTCGGAATACTCGTGAAAATTAAATCtgaaggtttttttaaaaaaaaattctttcacATACTACAACAGCAAAGGTATGCCATTTTCCCTGGCCTAATTCTCAAACCATTTGTGCCCTCACTTAAAACTTTCCAAAATGCCAAGAAATGAGTTTACAATTAGCCTGCAAGCACTGCCCCATCTACTTCTTTTTCTTCGATTTGGAAGCTGACTGAGTGTAAGCAGTTCCCTGAAATAGCCAAAACACAAAATTATCAATAAAGGAGACACTGATACATGGTTCAACCAAAAAAACTGAAATTCGAACAGATAATTATCAAGCCGAACTTGAGCTTGAGCTATCAATTGAGCCAAATCCGAGCACTATAATACTCTATTAGAACGGACCTAATCAAGCTTTTCCTTTTTagcatatttttatattatgaaattacattttaaaaagCTTAAGTACAAATGAACTTGAGTTCTAGCTTGAGTACGAAATCGATATACAAGCTTAATCAAGCTCTTAGCTCGATTATGCCTCAAGCCAAGCTCAAGCTTAGAAATTGATTTCAAGTTGAGCTCATGCAAAATATCGAGGCCAAAATTCCAAGTCGACCTCAAGCTTGCCACTATTGGGGCCCAGCTCAGCTCGATTACACCTCTAAGCATCAAAATTATGGTAAAAGTGATAGATGGTGCCATAAGCCCTAACCTGAAGCCACTCGTCCAATGAGGTATCAGTAGTCCTGGTTCCGACTTCCACCTTTGGAGCTCTCTTAGTTTTCTAGCAAAAATTAAAAAAGGCAAACATATAAGGTTATAATCACATTGCAAAGTGGAAATTTTCTTCAATGTAAAGAACAACAATCACAAATGTTCAACATTCACAGCACAACAGATTGCTGGGAATTTGAAATAGAGTCATTCATGCTAGAACATTGAAGATTTTCAGGAGCTCCTAAAATGAGAGAGATATCTAACTTATGTTCTATCACAAATGGatcttttaataataaaaaaaactagCTCCAAACTGTTAATCGTATCTTATTCGTAGTTATtggaataaattaattattagaaTACCTTGGAGATACGCTGAAATTGACCTTGAAGCCATAAACCGAAGAGAACCAGCAGTGCAATCCCGAGGGTAACAAGGAAAACAGACTCGACACTGAGGAAGGCACCAGCTTCAACAACTTCAATGGTACCATTATAGAATGTACTTTGGTATGGGTGCTGGTCAATCTCATAGAAAATGTTGCCCACAAGATCAAAAGTTCCAGGCTGCATCAAAGTTCTAAACATGTTAGCTTAACTGCAATGAATAGTTCATCCCGTGCGATCTCTAATCAATAGTTCAACTTGTATACATTTAGGTTGATTGTATGATTAAGATCCATCacacatttttaaaaaaataaaaaaaaaaacctcaaaaATACCAGATTCTCTGTTACACATTGGACCCAACAGACCTCCGGCTCCAAATTGAACCAACATAAAGAACACATATACAGTTCTAGCCTTAAAGTGCATAAACTCTTGAAGTAACCATTTACCTGCAAGTACTTGCTAACCGCAAATATGTAAGGGAAAGTAGCTTGCTTTGAAGGGGGTACGGATGCATTGCTAAAGGCCTACATTAAAACAGACATTTTTCAGTTAAAAAATCAAAAAGCAAATGTCACAGGTAGTTTCAATCCAACAATGTAGGATGTGACATTCCAAGATAATGAAGTGCATGATCAGCTTTGTAGCAACAAAGAAACTGAAGATCGGTATTAGATACTGCAACAAGCATTGGATAACCAAAAAAGAACATAGGCAGCAACAGTCGATTCAAGGGGCACAGCACTGTAATTGTGCATTGACCAATTTGAGCATGAATGACTAAACTGTGATTACAAGCTCAGGATCCAACTTTAGCAATAACATCATCATAAGGTAACTGAATTATGtgaactaaattcatatatcatcatAAGGTAACAGAGTTATGTGAACAAATGACTCAATGAATACAACATTTTAGTTTTATAAAAACTAAGGGTAAGATATTCAATTATGTGAAGTTTTTGAGTTTGGAAATAATAGAAATCAATCAAAATGGTAACTGAACGAATTAATGAACAAGaagaatttgaaaattttcaagctATGATTACCTGTGCTGATAGATTTTGAACAAGCATACGATGATCAAAAGGAAGATGAACACTGGCTGTGATTGCAATGACATTCATAGGTGACTCACCTGCAATTTAAAGAAGTGTACTAAGCAAAGAGACAAGGAAACCACACATGGCTAATTAGAAAGAGGAAAGCATTTAAGCGTAGACAACAAAAGACAAAAATTATGCATCACTACTTCCAACATATATCATCGCTTCATTGTGAAGACAAATTAATTAGTAATTACCAACATTTTCCACCCCAACAAGGAGTTCAGTCTCTTCTCCGGCTGATATAACTGCACAAGTAAAGCAAAAAGGTTAGCCATTTTTAAAAGAGCACATCACTCTCAAAAACCTACAACATCAAAATCCCGCATGAAGCATCAAAAAAGTCCTTACATTTGGCACTGTTTTTAGGGAAAAGACAGAGAGTTTCAACTCCTGGAGCCGAGTCAAAATTCCCAGAACCAAAATCCTGAGCTTCCTCACCAACAATCCCAAGTTCACCTTCTTCAACAGCTTCTGCAACATCTGCCTCCGCTTCAGATTGACACCTAGCAACTAGCACACAAAAGAAAAATCACGGCACAGCATAATATAAAATCAAACAAttcatttatttatctatttatgaGAACAAGAAGGTAAATCAGCATGCAGAAACATCAGATCAGAGTAATTAACAAGCACTCTTTTCTTGGACTTCGTTAgaccaaaaaaaaataaagaaagaaagaaagctaaACTGAACTTTAAGCAGCCACAAAATTAATGGGGAGATCCAGTGTGAACTACTTAAATTACTGAATTCGTTAcaattttttaatgttttaagtaAAGTATTGAATTAAGTTACTGAAAtccttataaatttattaaaatctcTTACAAAAAGTTCTTGAGCTCATGTGAAGCTCATTCTAAGGAgcttttttctatattttcccTTAAAATAACAGTAAAATGATGCATAAGCTTTTTCCCAAAACcaaggaaaataaaaagagaagCGACATTAATTGAAATTTCACAACCATGCAAATGCAACAACGAATATGAAAACAAAGAAATCCCTTAAAATTCTCACAATCGAATCGTAAATAAAGAAACAAATCGATCTCATGTGGATTTAAAGCTAAAAGTCCAAAAAAACACTAAAACAAGACA encodes:
- the LOC108475485 gene encoding probable magnesium transporter NIPA6 isoform X1, with amino-acid sequence MGLSDNLKGVILAVASSAFIGSSFILKKKGLKRGGASGIRAGVGGYTYLLEPLWWAGMITMIMGEIANFVAYIYAPAVLVTPLGALSIIVSACLAHFLLNERIQKMGIVGCVSCIVGSVVIVIHAPQEHTPSSVQDIWTLATQPAFLVYVVATLSAVLALVLHFEPHYGQTNILVYLGICSLMGSLTVVSIKAIGIAIKLTLDGMSQIAYPQTWFFLTVAVICVITQLIYLNKALDTFNATLVSPVYYVMFTTFTIIASVIMFKDWSGQNAGSIASEICGLITVLSGTIILHVTREQEPPPPPVGTVTWFINGDSLKSPEEEHLITHHRLDEYYEP
- the LOC108475485 gene encoding probable magnesium transporter NIPA6 isoform X2; this translates as MGEIANFVAYIYAPAVLVTPLGALSIIVSACLAHFLLNERIQKMGIVGCVSCIVGSVVIVIHAPQEHTPSSVQDIWTLATQPAFLVYVVATLSAVLALVLHFEPHYGQTNILVYLGICSLMGSLTVVSIKAIGIAIKLTLDGMSQIAYPQTWFFLTVAVICVITQLIYLNKALDTFNATLVSPVYYVMFTTFTIIASVIMFKDWSGQNAGSIASEICGLITVLSGTIILHVTREQEPPPPPVGTVTWFINGDSLKSPEEEHLITHHRLDEYYEP
- the LOC108474517 gene encoding translocon-associated protein subunit alpha-like, with product MAMKSFSVFFFVLLLLASPILQVARCQSEAEADVAEAVEEGELGIVGEEAQDFGSGNFDSAPGVETLCLFPKNSAKFISAGEETELLVGVENVGESPMNVIAITASVHLPFDHRMLVQNLSAQAFSNASVPPSKQATFPYIFAVSKYLQPGTFDLVGNIFYEIDQHPYQSTFYNGTIEVVEAGAFLSVESVFLVTLGIALLVLFGLWLQGQFQRISKKTKRAPKVEVGTRTTDTSLDEWLQGTAYTQSASKSKKKK